One part of the Theropithecus gelada isolate Dixy chromosome 5, Tgel_1.0, whole genome shotgun sequence genome encodes these proteins:
- the MSMO1 gene encoding methylsterol monooxygenase 1 isoform X2, producing the protein MPRWYFLLARCFGCAVIEDTWHYFLHRLLHHKRIYKYIHKVHHEFQAPFGMEAEYAHPLETLILGTGFFIGIVLLCDHVILLWAWVTIRLLETIDVHSGYDIPLNPLNLIPFYAGSRHHDFHHMNFIGNYASTFTWWDRIFGTDSQYHAYYEKRKKFEKKTE; encoded by the exons GTATTTTCTTTTGGCAAGATGCTTTGGCTGTGCAGTCATTGAAGATACTTGGCACTATTTTCTGCATAGACTCTTACACcacaaaagaatatacaaatatattcataaagtTCATCATGAGTTTCAG GCTCCATTTGGAATGGAAGCTGAATATGCACATCCTTTGGAGACTCTAATTCTTGGAACTGGATTTTTCATTGGCATCGTGCTTTTGTGTGATCATGTAATTCTTCTTTGGGCATGGGTGACCATTCGTTTATTAGAAACTATTGATGTTCATAG tGGTTATGATATTCCTCTCAACCCTTTAAATCTGATCCCTTTCTATGCTGGTTCTCGGCATCATGATTTCCACCACATGAACTTCATTGGAAACTATGCTTCAACATTTACATGGTGGGATCGAATTTTTGGAACAGACTCTCAATATCATGCCTATTatgaaaagaggaagaagttTGAGAAAAAGACTGAATAA